TCCTTGAAGCCCAGGGGACGCGTACTTCTGGACAGAAAAGTGCTCAAATAATCGTATTTGGGTTTCTGGACGGGGATATCCTGGGGAGGAGATTCTTCCTGAGTGCGCCCGGGTGAAATCAGACAAAAGCACAGAAAAGCCGCCCCGATGATAAGTCTTTTCACGCCTTTAAGATAATGGCTTTTTCCCGGTCTTGTCAACCACCCGTCAAGTTCCGGTTTGACAAGAATCCGGGGATCGTCCGATAATGATTCAGACAATCCATAGGTGAAGGGCTCGTTCATGCCTTATTATCTCTGTCGTACGGCCGGCGAAGACGGACGCGTCGTCAAGCGTTCTCTCCTGGCTCCCTCGCGCGAGGAATGCCGGGATCACCTCGAAGGCCAGGGATTCCTGGTTCTTTCCGTATCCCGGGATTGGAAGAAAATCTCGCTGAAAGTCCCGGCTTTCGGGAAGAAAGTCAAGCTCAGGGATTTCATCCTGTTCAATCAGGAACTTATTGCGCTTATAAAATCGGGTTATCCGGTGCTCAAGAGCATTCAGGCCGTTGCGGCCCGCATGAAAAGCCTTCCCTTGAAGGAAATCCTCATCCGCGTAGAAGCGGATATCAAGGCGGGCAAGGCCCTCTCGGAGGCGTTTCGTCCTTACGAGGATCTGTTCTCCAAGGTCTATACCGCAGGTTTGATGGCGGGTGAACGCAGCGGGAATCTTCCGGGAGCTCTGGCCCGATACGTCCAATATGCCAAAGTCATCGCCGACACGAAATCCCGGGTTCGGGCGGCCCTGGCCTACCCGGCGATCCTCATCCTGTTTTCTTTCGTCCTCATGGCCATTCTCGTCAACTTCATCATCCCCAAGTTCGCCGACTTCTACCAGGATTTCGACACCCGGCTCCCGGTCGCGACCCAGTGGCTCCTGGCCGTGTCCATGGCCATCAGGAGCTGGTGGCCGTTCACCTTGACGGGCTCCGTTCTGGCTGTCCTCCTGTATATTCGAATGTTGCGCAAACCGAAAACCCGGCGGGGGATCGACCGGCTCCGCTTGCGCATCCCGTTCATCGGTTCCGTTCTTCTGGAATCCGGGGTCGCCCTGTTCTGCCGGACTCTCGGCCTTCTTCTCGAAGCGGGGATCTCGCTTCTTTCCGCGATCGGAATCGCCGTTCAGGCCGTTCCCAACACCCATATCATCCGGGATATGTCCCGGCTGGCCGACGATATCAAAAACGGCGAAAGCCTGTCCGGCGCTCTCTCCCGGGTGACGCTATTCCCCCCCCTGGCCCTGGACATGATCCGGATCGGGGAGACATCGGCCAACCTTCAGGGCATGCTGGCCGACGTCGCCGATTTCTACGACGAGAGAATTCGTGTTAAAATACAGGCGGCGGTGTCGATGATCGAACCCATCATCATCATCGTCATGGGACTGGTCGTGGCGGGGATGCTCCTTTCCGTGTACCTCCCGATTTTCAATATCATACGCGTGGCGCGTTAGGCGGGAACAAATGGCGAAACTGAGCCGCGAAGAAATGGACGATCTCCTCAGGGCCGAGGAGACTCAGACGAAGAAACTGGCCCAGAGATACCGGGTCCCTTATATCGATCTGGCTTCGGCCGCCCTGGATCGCACCCTCATCCAATCGTTCCCGGCGGATTTTCTCTATCGCCTGAATTTCGTTCCGATCAAGGACGG
The DNA window shown above is from Acidobacteriota bacterium and carries:
- a CDS encoding type II secretion system F family protein; the protein is MPYYLCRTAGEDGRVVKRSLLAPSREECRDHLEGQGFLVLSVSRDWKKISLKVPAFGKKVKLRDFILFNQELIALIKSGYPVLKSIQAVAARMKSLPLKEILIRVEADIKAGKALSEAFRPYEDLFSKVYTAGLMAGERSGNLPGALARYVQYAKVIADTKSRVRAALAYPAILILFSFVLMAILVNFIIPKFADFYQDFDTRLPVATQWLLAVSMAIRSWWPFTLTGSVLAVLLYIRMLRKPKTRRGIDRLRLRIPFIGSVLLESGVALFCRTLGLLLEAGISLLSAIGIAVQAVPNTHIIRDMSRLADDIKNGESLSGALSRVTLFPPLALDMIRIGETSANLQGMLADVADFYDERIRVKIQAAVSMIEPIIIIVMGLVVAGMLLSVYLPIFNIIRVAR